Proteins encoded together in one Desulforegula conservatrix Mb1Pa window:
- a CDS encoding 3-hydroxybutyryl-CoA dehydrogenase, producing the protein MNIRSFGVIGAGQMGGGIAQVAAAAGGLNIILVDVSQEMLDKGKKVIAGNLEKMVAKGKMAADEKEAVLNRIVTTTDMNRLAEADFVVEAATEREDLKFQIFRNIDAICRPEIILASNTSSIPIGRIAAQTKRPDKIIGMHFMNPVPVMKLVEIIRGIATSDETYNTTKTLTESFQKTPVEANDFPGFILNRILIPMINEAIFTLYHGVGSVEGIDAAMKLGANQPMGPLELADLIGLDTILAIMETLFAGFKDSKYRPCPLLRKYVEAGWLGRKTGKGFYQY; encoded by the coding sequence ATGAATATCAGATCTTTTGGAGTTATCGGCGCAGGTCAGATGGGTGGCGGAATTGCTCAGGTTGCGGCAGCGGCTGGAGGGCTTAATATCATACTTGTAGATGTCAGCCAGGAAATGCTTGATAAGGGCAAAAAAGTAATTGCCGGCAATCTTGAAAAAATGGTTGCAAAGGGCAAGATGGCTGCGGACGAAAAAGAAGCTGTACTTAACCGGATTGTAACCACAACAGATATGAATCGCCTTGCTGAAGCTGATTTCGTTGTGGAAGCCGCAACAGAGCGTGAAGATCTGAAATTTCAGATTTTCAGGAATATAGACGCCATATGCAGACCAGAGATCATACTTGCTTCCAACACTTCTTCGATTCCAATAGGAAGAATAGCAGCCCAGACAAAAAGACCGGACAAAATAATAGGCATGCATTTCATGAATCCGGTTCCTGTGATGAAACTCGTTGAAATCATCAGAGGCATTGCGACCAGTGATGAAACTTATAACACTACCAAAACACTCACAGAGAGCTTTCAGAAGACTCCTGTCGAAGCCAACGATTTCCCAGGATTCATTCTGAACAGAATCCTGATTCCAATGATCAACGAGGCAATATTCACGCTTTATCATGGAGTCGGATCAGTTGAAGGCATAGACGCTGCAATGAAACTTGGCGCTAATCAGCCAATGGGGCCACTTGAACTTGCGGATCTCATCGGTCTTGATACAATTCTTGCAATCATGGAAACCCTTTTTGCCGGATTCAAGGATTCCAAATACCGCCCATGCCCGCTTCTTAGAAAATATGTTGAGGCAGGATGGCTTGGAAGAAAGACAGGAAAAGGCTTTTATCAGTACTAA
- a CDS encoding PepSY domain-containing protein: MFYYTKVFLVVFSMFFIGIAHAAEVTKTDVPIIIQAKIPIAQAITAAERHVNGKAIRAEFMKNKNNQWIFDIEVVSDANIFDVKVDADNGTIISSTEAKNDRRKSDLERIKELSKKLYNF, encoded by the coding sequence GTGTTTTATTACACAAAAGTATTTTTAGTAGTGTTTTCTATGTTTTTCATTGGAATAGCACACGCAGCAGAGGTTACAAAAACTGATGTGCCAATCATAATTCAGGCTAAAATTCCAATAGCCCAGGCTATCACAGCGGCAGAACGCCATGTTAATGGCAAGGCTATTCGCGCCGAATTTATGAAAAATAAGAATAATCAGTGGATTTTCGATATTGAAGTCGTCAGTGATGCCAATATTTTTGATGTTAAGGTAGATGCCGACAATGGAACTATTATATCGTCAACAGAAGCTAAAAATGACAGAAGAAAATCCGATCTTGAGCGTATAAAAGAATTATCAAAGAAATTATATAACTTCTGA
- a CDS encoding TolC family protein, protein MVNNLKFFQIVQGLIIALAWTSLSSAENIKDAWQKAIDHDYRIKSAKESTAAAEENIAAAKSLRMPSLKGEAAYSKIDETPEAEISLPRFPVMDAPLLKDDTIFASNISVSIPIFTSGRISNAIDSAESAGEAARADESKTIQDIKLQVADAYTSVLRARNAVKVSKSNVETLSAHARDVKNFFDKGLVAKNDVLAVNVALSDARQLALQTENRLDIACSAYNRMLGRPLAQEVIIDDIQPLSSKDTVPEKNYEALLSKAKENRPEIKALSDQANAYEYHAKSIRASAMPQILATGSFNHFDKTPLEEENIWVAGLGLKWDAFDGGVTIHQARAEERKKIATEHRKKDAESMVELQVRQAWLEIRETTKRTEVTRDALSQAEENLKVAKNRYFQEVGSNTEVLDAETLRIKSLTNHNNAVYDSVMADMRLRRAVGDI, encoded by the coding sequence ATGGTGAACAATCTCAAATTTTTTCAAATAGTTCAAGGACTTATTATAGCCCTTGCCTGGACTTCGCTGTCAAGTGCTGAAAACATTAAGGACGCCTGGCAAAAAGCCATTGATCATGATTATCGAATTAAATCAGCCAAAGAATCAACAGCCGCAGCAGAAGAAAATATTGCAGCTGCGAAATCGCTTAGAATGCCCTCTCTGAAAGGCGAGGCCGCTTACAGCAAAATTGACGAAACCCCGGAAGCGGAAATCAGCCTGCCACGCTTTCCTGTAATGGACGCGCCACTTCTAAAGGACGACACAATCTTTGCATCCAATATATCGGTCTCCATCCCCATTTTCACAAGCGGAAGAATCTCAAATGCCATTGATTCCGCGGAATCAGCCGGAGAGGCTGCGAGGGCTGATGAATCAAAAACCATCCAGGACATAAAACTCCAGGTTGCCGATGCCTACACTTCAGTACTTAGAGCAAGAAACGCGGTAAAAGTGTCAAAAAGCAACGTAGAAACACTTTCTGCCCATGCAAGGGACGTCAAAAATTTCTTTGACAAGGGGCTTGTCGCAAAAAACGACGTTCTTGCCGTAAATGTAGCACTATCAGACGCACGGCAGCTTGCTCTACAGACAGAAAACAGACTGGATATTGCCTGCTCTGCCTATAACAGAATGCTCGGAAGACCCCTTGCCCAGGAAGTCATTATCGATGATATCCAGCCCCTATCATCCAAAGATACTGTGCCTGAAAAAAATTATGAGGCTCTTTTATCAAAGGCCAAAGAAAACAGACCTGAAATAAAGGCCCTATCTGATCAGGCGAATGCCTACGAATATCACGCAAAAAGCATAAGGGCATCGGCAATGCCTCAAATACTTGCCACGGGGAGCTTTAATCATTTCGACAAGACACCGCTTGAGGAAGAAAACATCTGGGTAGCAGGCCTGGGCCTTAAATGGGATGCTTTTGACGGAGGAGTAACCATCCATCAGGCAAGGGCCGAAGAAAGAAAAAAAATAGCGACTGAACACAGAAAAAAGGATGCCGAGTCAATGGTCGAGCTCCAGGTCAGACAGGCATGGCTCGAAATCAGGGAAACGACAAAAAGAACCGAAGTCACAAGGGATGCACTAAGTCAGGCTGAAGAAAACCTCAAGGTGGCAAAAAACAGATACTTTCAGGAAGTCGGAAGCAACACCGAAGTTCTTGATGCTGAAACCCTGAGGATTAAAAGCCTCACAAACCACAATAATGCGGTCTATGACTCAGTGATGGCCGATATGCGGCTCCGCAGAGCAGTCGGCGACATTTAG
- a CDS encoding HlyD family secretion protein has translation MDNTKFKKQIFIGLIIIAVAAGAYVGIKKAAFGKPLPDGLIQANGRIEGETHVVATKSAGRINKILADEGDSVKAGQILAELDDSQLRAKKGQAESALKAAEAKLEASRTALATLKKEVPLTIDKANAGVRHSKAVLAKTKASENQNSKDASRFKALADEGTVGKQKSEQVNLAWEAARSDRESAETGLVQAEKMLEEAMLGNERIKAKEDEIKAVSAQADQARSALDEIMSVISDLSVKAPSEGIITTRISNPGEVLAPGSPLFTLVDLDGLFLKVYVPEKEIGKLKLGLKAKIHTDSMPDKPFDGTVKYISSKAEFTPKEVQTADERVKLVYTVKIYVDKNEGHSLTPGIPADAVIRWDDKVEWMKPNQ, from the coding sequence ATGGACAACACAAAATTTAAAAAACAGATTTTCATTGGTCTAATTATTATTGCCGTTGCTGCAGGCGCTTATGTCGGCATCAAAAAAGCGGCATTCGGGAAGCCTCTGCCGGACGGTCTTATTCAGGCAAATGGCAGAATAGAGGGCGAAACCCATGTAGTTGCAACAAAATCAGCCGGAAGGATCAATAAAATTCTTGCGGATGAAGGCGACAGCGTAAAAGCCGGGCAGATTCTTGCCGAACTCGACGACAGCCAGCTAAGGGCAAAAAAAGGTCAGGCCGAATCAGCCCTAAAGGCAGCCGAAGCAAAACTTGAGGCATCACGAACAGCCCTTGCGACACTTAAAAAAGAAGTCCCCTTAACAATTGACAAGGCAAATGCAGGGGTAAGACATTCAAAAGCTGTTCTTGCCAAGACCAAAGCATCTGAAAACCAAAATTCAAAAGATGCCTCCCGCTTCAAAGCACTTGCGGACGAAGGCACTGTTGGCAAACAAAAAAGTGAGCAGGTCAATCTCGCCTGGGAAGCAGCCAGAAGTGACCGCGAAAGCGCTGAAACAGGACTGGTTCAGGCTGAAAAAATGCTTGAGGAAGCCATGTTAGGCAATGAAAGAATCAAAGCAAAAGAAGATGAAATTAAAGCTGTTTCAGCCCAGGCAGATCAGGCCAGATCAGCCCTTGACGAAATAATGAGCGTCATTTCAGATCTTTCAGTAAAAGCGCCTTCAGAAGGAATAATTACAACCAGAATTTCAAATCCAGGAGAAGTGCTTGCGCCTGGATCTCCTTTATTCACCTTGGTTGATCTCGACGGTCTTTTTTTGAAGGTTTACGTGCCTGAAAAAGAAATTGGAAAACTTAAATTGGGGCTAAAGGCAAAAATCCATACGGATTCAATGCCTGACAAGCCTTTTGACGGAACTGTAAAATACATATCATCTAAAGCTGAATTTACTCCAAAGGAAGTCCAGACCGCGGACGAGAGGGTCAAACTGGTCTATACAGTCAAAATATACGTGGACAAAAACGAAGGACATTCTCTGACTCCGGGTATTCCAGCAGA